In the Candidatus Aegiribacteria sp. genome, GGAATTCTTCGAGAAATTCATCTCGGTATCCGGTGTGGGAGTTAAGGCCGCCGTTAAAGCGCTTGAAAAACCTCCTTATAGAATTGCTTCGGCAATAGCCTCGGAGGACTACGATTACCTGACAACTCTGCCCGGAATAGGAAAGAAGAGGGCCAGGCAGATAGTAGCAGGACTTCAGGAACAGATGAAGAAAATGTATGGAGCTGTTTCGTCCGTCGGTGACATTCCAGATACACATGGCGAAGCCAGAGCGGTTCTCAGGCAGCTTGGCGTGCCTGTAGCTGAAGCGGATAAATTAATTGAAATGGCCTGCAGCGAGCTTGACTCCGGAGCCGGGATATCGACTGTTGTTAAACGCGCGATGAGAATCAGGAGCAGAAAGTGAGCAGAGAATCAATCATCTCAGGAGAAGCTCAGAGGATCGATGAGACTGCTGACGAAACCACACTGCCTTCTCTCAGGCCTGAAAACCTGAATGAATACATCGGTCAGAAAGCTGTAATACAGAAGCTGACAATCGCGATAAAGGCTGCTCTTGGCAGAGGAGAACCCCTTGATCACATTCTGTTTCACGGGCCTCCCGGCCTTGGTAAAACCACACTGGCTCATATCGTTTCCAATGAAATGAACGCTGGTCTTATTTGTACTTCCGGACCCGCTCTTGAAAGGGCAGCCGATCTGGTTGGAATCCTGACCAACCTGCAGCAGGGGGATATCCTCTTTATTGATGAGATTCACAGGCTTCCCAGGGTGGTGGAGGAGTACCTCTATCCGGCAATGGAGGATTTCGTCATTGATATCGTGCTGGATCCCGGTCCCCATGCAAGAACGGTAAGACTTGATCTTGCCGAGTTCACGATTGTTGGCGCTACCACCCGCGCGGGTCTTATTACCGGACCCTTGAGAAACAGGTTCGGCCTGTCACTTCATATGCAGTTTTACAATACAGATGAATTGGCGGAGATAATCAGAAGATCATCCCGTATACTGAACCTGGAATTGACCGATGGAGGAGCTGAAACCATAGCGTTACGGTCCCGGGGCACTCCCAGAATCTGCAACAGATTACTAAAGAGGGTAAGGGATTTCGCCCAGGTTGAAGGCAAGGATGTGGTTACTGAGGACGTCGCTGTGGAGGCCATGGATATTCATGGTGTAGACGAAGCCGGTCTTGACAGTCTTGATAGAAAGTACCTCAGTGTCATAATAAAGCAGTATACCGGAGGCCCCGTTGGAGTCGCAGCCCTGGCGGCAACCCTTAACGAAGAAAAGGATACTCTGATCGATGTTGTTGAGCCGTTTCTTCTTATTTCAGGATTTTTAAACCGCACGAGCAGGGGAAGAATGACTACCATCAAAGCTTACAGTCATCTGGGGTTGAAGTACAGCATACAGGAAGAACTCCCTTTGTGAAAACGGATGAATCCCTTCTACTTCACGCATGCTGCGGCCCATGTACGACTGTAGTATGTGAACAGCTTCAAATGGAGGGTTTCGAAATCACTGCCTTTTTCTACAATCCTAACATACACCCCTGGAAGGAGAGGGAGAGAAGGCTTCAGGCACTTAAAGACTACGCCGATTCAAATGAGATACCTCTTGAGATCGATGAGGAATACCCTCTTGAAGAGAATATCAGGATGCTGCTGGATTCTGATAACAGGTGCTATGCCTGTTTCGAGGACAGACTTTCGGCAACGGCTGCTCGAGCGGCGGAACGTGGAATTGAGACTTTTTCCACTACTCTTTCAGTAAGCCCCTACCAGAACCAGGCATTTATTATGTCAGCGGGAAAGATCGCCGAGAAGAAAAGCGGCGTTCGTTTCGTATACAGAGACTTCAGGGAGTTCTACAATGAATCCATACGGATTTCCAGAGAAGCGGGAATGTACAGGCAGCCTTACTGCGGCTGCGTTTTCAGCGAACGAGACAGGTATCTGAAATTGAAATCACCAGGACAGATCTAATATCCTGAAAGCAGAACTACGCTTTCTGACAGGACCATACTTCCAGTAACAAACCGAACGAAGTATATGCCGGACGGTTCGCCGGAAATATCGAATCTAAAATTGTGCTCACCGGAAGTGAACTGGACGATTCCTGATTCGGATACAATCCTGCCGTTAGCGGAGTATATCCGAAGTTGCACATCGCTGTCTGCTTCAAGAAGAAAATCCACACTGAAGGGGCCGTTTGTGGGGCTTCTGGAAATGCTCAATTCACAGCAGGTGTTAAGCTCGGTGCATGCTTCGATTCCTGTAGAAACGCCATGGCACAGGTATACCCAGCCGTTGTAATCACTTAAAATGAGATCGGGGAGTCCGTCTTCGTCCCAGTCATTCACCCAGAGCCTTGATCCGTAATGAATATCAATGATTGATCCGTTGCTTTCGAGGTACTCATAACCGCTGAATACAGGGGAGGCATTTGAACCAACATTCTCGTAGTAAAGCACTTTGCCGTAGGATTCTCCACAGATAAGATCCTTTTTTCCATCCAGGTTGAGATCAACTATCTGCGGAGCACAGCGGGAGCATTTGATATTCGTGCTGCTGCTCTGGATCCAGGTGTATGTGGTGAATGCATGGTTTTCCGGTGTTCCGCTGTTCAGATACAGGCGTACGCTTCCCGGGGATGTGCTTTCCTGTCCCAGAATAAGATCAAGAAGCCCATCCTCATTCCAGTCAACAATAACCGGAGCGGAATTGTATCCTACATCAATGGTCGTTCCACTCGCTTTTATATTCGGTTCCGCTGTTAATACACCTGTAGCTGTACCGCGGAAGTAATTAACGAAGCCGTTTCTATCACCTACAACAATATCGAGGATACTATCGTTGTTGAAATCCACAACCTGTGGATTAGTTGCGCCGGTGCATCAACCAGAGGGCAATTTAATATCTGCTCCGTCCGACTGAATGAAGCTGTAACCGGTGAAAATTGGAGAATCGTTTGAACCGGAGTTTGCATAAAACCTTATTTTGCCATCGGTGAACTGGCCCAGTATCAGATCCTTCAGACCGTCTTCGTCCCAGTCCGCGATGCAGGGGGCTCCGTAATATCCAACGTCAATCCTGTTTCCAGAAGCTTCAATCCAGCTGAGGGGGCCGAATGAGGGAGCACCTGCCATGATGAAACCGGATAGGAGAATGATCGCTGAAATGGCCTTTCTCATAAGTGTTTCCTTTCAAACAATATGTATTTCCAATAAGATTACTACGAAATTTACAATTCAGCATCAGCCCTGTCAATACACACTCAATTCACAGCTATAAAGAACTGGATGACACTGGTCTTCTCCAGAAATGGCGTTGGACAAGCGAAACATCGGGACAAAGGTGAGAATAGTTACTATATGTATCGAAGAATCCATTATATACGTAAGACAACGAGTTCGAATTCCAGTAATGGTTTGCGTTGTAGAAGGAGGACTCATGTTAATGTTGCTGTTTACTTTGACGCTGAGTACCGGTTTTGACTATTCCGGTGTTGCTATGACAACGTATCCTGAAGGCTACACTCCTGAAACAATGGAGGAATGGCAGGCGACACGACCTCCGACTGTACCGCTGATTGTGAATACAGTTCTGCAAACCGGTTCTGAAAGGGATGGAACCAGTTTTCTGGTAATTCTCGAAAACGGTCTTGCTTCTGCTGTTGGTTTATCCCTGATCGAACGATGGGCTGCAGATATAAGCTGCAATGGGCTTACCGTGGAAGTCGTTGAAGTCACATACAGCACGCCGGAAGAACTGAAAGATTACCTTATGGTTCGCCATGATCAGGGACTGGAAGGAGCTGTTTTTGTTGGAGATCTTCCCGTTGCATGGTCTATGATAGACAACGATATCCTGGATTCAAGCGAAGAGTTCCCGTCCGATTACTTTTTTATGGATCTTAATGGAAGCTGGCAGGATTTATGGATTGGATATCCGTCCGGAGGAGTATCTGGTCAGGATGGGAAGTACGATACATGGTCGGGAGAACTTGATCCTGAGATTTACATCGGCAGGATTCTCACAAGCAATCTTGGTGATGAAGTATCACTTATAACATCGTATCTGAATCAGAATCACAGCTGGCGCGATGAGGGTGATACCGAGCCTCTTCAGGCGCTCTGTTACGTTGATGACGACTGGGCTTTTTACGGTATCGATTTCCAGCAGAATATGCAGCTCCTGTACCCCAATACAGATCTTGTTAACGATAACGTGGTAACTACTGACTCCGACTATGAGAACATTCGCTTACCGGCAAGCTATTCCTGGATAAGTCCTTTTGTTCATTCATGCCCTTCCTATCACCTCTGGTATCCGGGAATGTATCCAACTTACAACTACGAAATTGCTGCAATACAGCCACCGGCTCATTTCTACAATCTGTTTGCATGCTCCAACTGTAGATTTACAACCAGCGGTTATATGGGTGGAGCATACGTTTTTCAGAACAGCAATGGTCTTGCTGCTGTTGGAAGCACCAAATCCGGAGCAATGCTTCGGTTCAACTATTTCTATGCCCCCATGGGCAACGACGGATCAATAGGGGAGGGATATAGAGACTGGTGGAATCAGATAGTCTCAAATGGGTTTGTAGGACACGAGAGATCATGGCATCTGGGAATGACGCTGATAGGAGATCCCACACTGGTTCCATCGATGGCATTGGTTTCAGTCGAGGAAGATGATGATCTTTTATCGGAATCAGTGCATATATCCGTCGTAAACAATCCCTGTTTCGGAACCGCCATATTCCACACAGGACATATTGAAGATAGCCTGTTCAGGATCCGGGATATTTCCGGTAGAATAATTGACGAGATGATCTGTAACGCAGAGGATATTCTGCTTGATGTTTCTACATACAGACCGGGAATATATCTGGTTGAGCTTATTTCCCCGGATGGAATCACCAGATGCTGCACGAAGCTTACTGTACTTCACTGACGGAGAACAGATGCATATTTCCTGTTCCTGAGATGGCGGTTGGGTTAAATAGTTATCTTCCGCAGAAGGAAGCATGCCTGGTCACCTTGTTTAGCGGCATTTAATTCTTCTGCTTTCTCTTGAAACCTTACCAAATCGTTTCGGGTGAAAATGGAGCTGTCTATGCCATATTTGCAGGATCTTCTATCGTGCAGCGGAATTCCCTTTACATATTGCTCGCTTCCCCAGAATTGGAATGCATCGGAATCGAATTCAATGGATTCAATCTCAAAGCCGGCACTTTCGGATAGCAGCGTCATGCTTTTAATGGAGTGCAGGAAAAGATGCCGCGGAGCGTCGAGCTGAACCCAGTTTGTTCTGTAATGCTTCCATGCGAATGATGAAGCAACAGGGATTCGTATCAGAACGAGCCCTTTGTCATATGCTTTCCTACGAAGTTTTTTTAATGTATCCAGCGGATCCGCAAGGTGTTCAAAAGAATGATGCAGCATAATGAATTCGAAAGACTCACTTGTTTCATCAAGGTCTCTTTTTAAGACCCTAACCCCATTCTCATAATAACAATCTTCCTGAATATACGGATCATATCCTGTTAGATCAGAAAAGCCTTTCCTGTGGAGATGCATTAGCAGGTGGCCGGCGCCGCATCCGACATCCAGTATTCTGGAGTCCACATGAACTCCTGAGGATTTTACCCATTTTGGAAGACGTGGCTCACCAAACAGTTTCAACAGGATCCTTCCCGCAAGACCTTTGCCACTCAGGTAATAACCTGTTCTCCGGTGCTTGAGATACCACCATGCTTTGTTCGGTTTTGAGATATTCGGCTTGGAGAATGAATAGTAATCATTGGAATAGTATTTGCTTAACGTTTCAGGAATTTCAGTTGCCTGCAGGCATTCGCAATTCGAACACTGGAAATACTCAAATTCATCTCGAGATCCGAACATCATTTCATGAAGAATGTAAGGAGTATTATTCACCGAGTTGCCACAGATTCTACATGCCCTGGACAACACAGAATGTTCCATTTTTACTCACTTAACAATGATTATGGGGTTCTAAATATGTTTCCTGGTATTTCTCTGTTCAACTTTATCAACATAAGCAATGCGAAGTCAAGTGTCTCAAGCACAGATCAAGAGATCCTGTCAGTTCAAGAAATCCAGAATCAGCGCATTGGGTAAATCACTGTCGGAAGGCAGGATTGTCGCATAAGGGCACGAACCAGCGGCAGGGAAGTTGAAAAAATACGCAGAATACGTTATGTTAGCTGAACATAACGTATCGGATGAAAGGATAAATTGCACAATGAACAATACGATATTCTCAATTAAAGAGCCGGAAAACGAGAGGGTTTACAGTTACGCCAGGGGAAGTTCTGAAAGGGATCATATAGGAGAGGAACTTGAAAGGCAGGCCTCAACTGAGGTCGAAATACCACTGATAATTGGCGGCAGGGAAGTAAGGACGGGAAATACAGGAAAAGTGTTTATGCCATGTGATCACCGGCATGTACTTGCGACTTATCATAAAGCAGGTGAAAAGGAGGTGAGAGACGCAATTGAGGCTGCAATGAAAGCCAGGGAGGAATGGGCTACACTGTCATGGGTCGAGAGAGCTTCCATTTCTCTGAAGGCGGCCGATCTCATAGCGGAGAAATACAGATATGTGATTAATGCAGCCACAATGCTTGGACAGGGGAAGAATGTCTATCAGGCTGAAATAGACGCTGCAGTTGAGACAGTGGATTTCCTCAGATTCAACGCATGGTTCGCGTCGCAGATATACAGTGGACAGCCGTCCTCAACTTCGGAGCAGATGAACAGAATAGAGTACAGACCCCTTGAAGGTTTTGTATTCACCGTCAGTCCTTTCAATTTTACAGCCATTGCATCCAACCTGAATATGTCAGTTGTACTGATGGGCAATGTAACCGTCTGGAAACCGGCGACAACATCACTTCTTTCCAGCTACTATTTAATGAAGATATACCGGGAGGCAGGATTACCAGACGGTGTGATAAACTTCATTCCCGGCAGGGGTTCCCTGATAGGAGATCATGTACTGGCTCATCCCGGTTTTTCAGGTTTGCATTTCACAGGTTCCAACGCCACATTCAACGGCCTCTGGAAAAAGGTTGCAGAAAACTTGAGCGTCTATAAAAACTATCCCAGACTTGTTGGCGAAACGGGAGGAAAAGATTTTATTTTCGTACACCAATCCGCTGACCCCATCGAAGCTGCCACCGCTATCGTGAGGGGTGCCTTTGAATATCAGGGGCAGAAATGTTCCGCTGCCTCAAGAGCGTACGTACCTGAGTCCATGTGGAACGTTGTTCGGGGTGCATTGGTGAAGATGATATCGAATATCGAAGTAGGTGATGTCATGGATAATTCTAATTTTGTCAACGCGGTCATAGATGAGAAATCTTTTGACAACATCATGGATTATATTGAACTGGCACGGAAATCTGATTCCGCTGAAATAGTTTCGGGAGGAATCGGTGACAAGACGAAGGGTTATTACATACAGCCTACGGTTATTCTGACGAAAGATCCTGAATTTGTAACAATGCGCGAAGAAATATTCGGACCGGTGATGACTATTTACGTTTATCCGGATGACGATTACGAGAAAACTCTGATTATATGTAATGACACATCGCCTTACGCCCTGACGGGAGCTGTATTCAGCAGGGACAGGTATGCTTTTGTCACTGCGTGTCGCATTTTGCGTTATGCGGCAGGCAATTTCTACATAAACGACA is a window encoding:
- the ruvB gene encoding Holliday junction branch migration DNA helicase RuvB, which translates into the protein MISGEAQRIDETADETTLPSLRPENLNEYIGQKAVIQKLTIAIKAALGRGEPLDHILFHGPPGLGKTTLAHIVSNEMNAGLICTSGPALERAADLVGILTNLQQGDILFIDEIHRLPRVVEEYLYPAMEDFVIDIVLDPGPHARTVRLDLAEFTIVGATTRAGLITGPLRNRFGLSLHMQFYNTDELAEIIRRSSRILNLELTDGGAETIALRSRGTPRICNRLLKRVRDFAQVEGKDVVTEDVAVEAMDIHGVDEAGLDSLDRKYLSVIIKQYTGGPVGVAALAATLNEEKDTLIDVVEPFLLISGFLNRTSRGRMTTIKAYSHLGLKYSIQEELPL
- a CDS encoding epoxyqueuosine reductase QueH, which produces MKTDESLLLHACCGPCTTVVCEQLQMEGFEITAFFYNPNIHPWKERERRLQALKDYADSNEIPLEIDEEYPLEENIRMLLDSDNRCYACFEDRLSATAARAAERGIETFSTTLSVSPYQNQAFIMSAGKIAEKKSGVRFVYRDFREFYNESIRISREAGMYRQPYCGCVFSERDRYLKLKSPGQI
- a CDS encoding T9SS type A sorting domain-containing protein; translation: MDFNNDSILDIVVGDRNGFVNYFRGTATGVLTAEPNIKASGTTIDVGYNSAPVIVDWNEDGLLDLILGQESTSPGSVRLYLNSGTPENHAFTTYTWIQSSSTNIKCSRCAPQIVDLNLDGKKDLICGESYGKVLYYENVGSNASPVFSGYEYLESNGSIIDIHYGSRLWVNDWDEDGLPDLILSDYNGWVYLCHGVSTGIEACTELNTCCELSISRSPTNGPFSVDFLLEADSDVQLRIYSANGRIVSESGIVQFTSGEHNFRFDISGEPSGIYFVRFVTGSMVLSESVVLLSGY
- a CDS encoding class I SAM-dependent methyltransferase, encoding MEHSVLSRACRICGNSVNNTPYILHEMMFGSRDEFEYFQCSNCECLQATEIPETLSKYYSNDYYSFSKPNISKPNKAWWYLKHRRTGYYLSGKGLAGRILLKLFGEPRLPKWVKSSGVHVDSRILDVGCGAGHLLMHLHRKGFSDLTGYDPYIQEDCYYENGVRVLKRDLDETSESFEFIMLHHSFEHLADPLDTLKKLRRKAYDKGLVLIRIPVASSFAWKHYRTNWVQLDAPRHLFLHSIKSMTLLSESAGFEIESIEFDSDAFQFWGSEQYVKGIPLHDRRSCKYGIDSSIFTRNDLVRFQEKAEELNAAKQGDQACFLLRKITI
- the pruA gene encoding L-glutamate gamma-semialdehyde dehydrogenase — its product is MNNTIFSIKEPENERVYSYARGSSERDHIGEELERQASTEVEIPLIIGGREVRTGNTGKVFMPCDHRHVLATYHKAGEKEVRDAIEAAMKAREEWATLSWVERASISLKAADLIAEKYRYVINAATMLGQGKNVYQAEIDAAVETVDFLRFNAWFASQIYSGQPSSTSEQMNRIEYRPLEGFVFTVSPFNFTAIASNLNMSVVLMGNVTVWKPATTSLLSSYYLMKIYREAGLPDGVINFIPGRGSLIGDHVLAHPGFSGLHFTGSNATFNGLWKKVAENLSVYKNYPRLVGETGGKDFIFVHQSADPIEAATAIVRGAFEYQGQKCSAASRAYVPESMWNVVRGALVKMISNIEVGDVMDNSNFVNAVIDEKSFDNIMDYIELARKSDSAEIVSGGIGDKTKGYYIQPTVILTKDPEFVTMREEIFGPVMTIYVYPDDDYEKTLIICNDTSPYALTGAVFSRDRYAFVTACRILRYAAGNFYINDKPTGAVVGLQPFGGARASGTNDKAGGPLNLVRWVSPRTIKETFIPATDFGYPFMD